From the Cryptomeria japonica chromosome 2, Sugi_1.0, whole genome shotgun sequence genome, one window contains:
- the LOC131051703 gene encoding secreted RxLR effector protein 161-like, producing MVTGCKLSKEDESSDANQTLYRSMIGSLLYVIAPRPDIMQVVGVVARYEVAPKEGHVQAVKKIFKYLRGTMDFGLWYPKGDDFTLKAYTNVDWAGNIDDIKNTSGGAFFLGNNLVSWLSKKQASVPLSIAEAEYIAATTFCTQVLWMKQTLKDIKVEYDHPISIFCDNTSAINISNNPVMHSRTKHIPIKFHFLREQVLEQ from the coding sequence ATGGTCACAGGTTGCAAACTAAGTAAAGAAGATGAATCCTCGGATGCAAATCAaactctatatagatccatgattggaagtctTTTATATGTAATAGCTCCAAGGCCTGACATTATGCAAGTTGTTGGAGTAGTTGCACGTTATGAAGTAGCACCAAAAGAGGGACATGTGCAAGCAGTAAAAAAGATCTTCAAATACTTAAGGGGCACTATGgattttggattgtggtatccaaaAGGTGATGACTTTACTCTCAAAGCATACacaaatgtagattgggctggCAATATTGATGACATAAAAAACACCAGTggaggggcattctttcttggcaacAATCTTGTATCTTGGCTAAGCAAGAAACAAGCTTCAGTTCCTTTATCTATTGCAgaggctgaatacattgcagcaACAACATTTTGTACccaagtgctatggatgaagcaaaccttaAAAGACATTAAGGTTGAATATGATCATCCCATCtccatattctgtgacaatacaagcgCCATTAACATATCCAATAATCCAGttatgcattctaggacaaagcatataccAATCAAATTTCATTTTCTAAGGGAACAGGTTCTTGAGCAGTAG